A genomic window from Strix uralensis isolate ZFMK-TIS-50842 chromosome 20, bStrUra1, whole genome shotgun sequence includes:
- the WSB1 gene encoding WD repeat and SOCS box-containing protein 1 isoform X2 gives MASFPLSVNEKLIARSRTVGELLAPTSPFDKKCGRENWTVAFAPDGSYFAWSQGHRIVKLVPWSQCLNNFLLHGTKNVANAISTRLPRQNSDSSQKNKPCEHIIDCGDIVWSLAFGSSVPEKQSRCVNIEWHRFKFGQDQLLLATGLNNGRIKIWDVYTGKLLLNLMDHTEVVRDLTFAPDGSLILVSASRDKTLRVWDLKDDGNMMKVLRGHQNWVYGCAFSPDSSILCSVGASKAVFLWDMDKYSMIRKLEGHHNDVVACEFSPDGALLATASYDTRVYVWDPHIGVILMEFGHLFPPPTPIFAGGANDRWVRSVSFSHDGLHIASLADDKMVRFWRIDEEYPVQVAPLNNGLCCTFSTDGSVLAAGWCTQELLEDLLCCINNQQVAYCAAIA, from the exons ATGGCCAGCTTTCCCCTGAGTGTTAACGAGAAGCTCATCG cacGATCACGCACTGTAGGAGAACTCTTAGCCCCAACTTCTCCTTTTGACAAGAAGTGTGGACGTGAAAACTGGACTGTTGCATTTGCTCCCGATGGATCTTACTTTGCTTGGTCACAAGGACATCGCATAGTGAAGCTGGTCCCCTGGTCTCAGTGCCTTAATAACTT cttgTTGCATGGCACAAAGAATGTTGCAAATGCTATCAGTACAAGACTTCCAAGGCAGAACAGTGacagcagtcagaaaaataaGCCTTGTGAACATATAATAGACTGCGGTGATATTGTCTGGAGTCTGGCTTTTGGGTCTTCAGTGCCTGAGAAGCAGAGCCGCTGTGTCAATATAGAATGGCACCGGTTCAAATTCGGGCAAGACCAGCTTCTGCTTGCAACAGGCTTGAACAACGGGCGCATCAAGATATGGGATGTGTATACAG GAAAACTCCTCCTTAACCTGATGGACCATACAGAAGTTGTTAGAGATTTAACCTTTGCCCCAGATGGCAGCCTGATTTTAGTGTCTGCATCCAGAGACAAAACACTGAGAGTGTGGGACCTGAAAGATGATG gAAATATGATGAAAGTGTTGAGAGGACATCAGAACTGGGTATATGGTTGTGCATTCTCTCCAGACTCCTCTATTCTCTGTTCTGTTGGAGCTAGTAAGGCA GTTTTTCTCTGGGATATGGATAAATACTCCATGATACGGAAACTTGAAGGACATCACAATGATGTTGTAGCTTGTGAGTTTTCTCCTGATGGAGCTTTACTGGCTACTGCATCTTATGATACTCGAGTTTATGTCTGGGATCCACATATTGGAGTTATTCTTATGGAATTTGG gcATCTGTTTCCCCCTCCTACTCCAATATTTGCTGGAGGTGCAAATGACCGATGGGTCAGATCGGTATCTTTTAGTCACGATGGACTACATATTGCAAGCCTTGCTGATGATAA AATGGTAAGATTCTGGAGAATTGATGAAGAATACCCTGTACAAGTTGCACCTCTGAACAATGGGCTCTGCTGTACATTTTCTACTGATGGCAGTGTTCTAGCTGCAGG GTGGTGTACTCAAGAGCTGTTGGAAGATCTGCTCTGTTGCATAAATAATCAGCAAGTTGCTTATTGTGCTGCTATAGCTTAA
- the WSB1 gene encoding WD repeat and SOCS box-containing protein 1 isoform X1: MASFPLSVNEKLIARSRTVGELLAPTSPFDKKCGRENWTVAFAPDGSYFAWSQGHRIVKLVPWSQCLNNFLLHGTKNVANAISTRLPRQNSDSSQKNKPCEHIIDCGDIVWSLAFGSSVPEKQSRCVNIEWHRFKFGQDQLLLATGLNNGRIKIWDVYTGKLLLNLMDHTEVVRDLTFAPDGSLILVSASRDKTLRVWDLKDDGNMMKVLRGHQNWVYGCAFSPDSSILCSVGASKAVFLWDMDKYSMIRKLEGHHNDVVACEFSPDGALLATASYDTRVYVWDPHIGVILMEFGHLFPPPTPIFAGGANDRWVRSVSFSHDGLHIASLADDKMVRFWRIDEEYPVQVAPLNNGLCCTFSTDGSVLAAGTQDGSVYFWATPRQVSSLQHLCRMAIRRVMPTSQVKNLPIPSKVVEFLCYQI; the protein is encoded by the exons ATGGCCAGCTTTCCCCTGAGTGTTAACGAGAAGCTCATCG cacGATCACGCACTGTAGGAGAACTCTTAGCCCCAACTTCTCCTTTTGACAAGAAGTGTGGACGTGAAAACTGGACTGTTGCATTTGCTCCCGATGGATCTTACTTTGCTTGGTCACAAGGACATCGCATAGTGAAGCTGGTCCCCTGGTCTCAGTGCCTTAATAACTT cttgTTGCATGGCACAAAGAATGTTGCAAATGCTATCAGTACAAGACTTCCAAGGCAGAACAGTGacagcagtcagaaaaataaGCCTTGTGAACATATAATAGACTGCGGTGATATTGTCTGGAGTCTGGCTTTTGGGTCTTCAGTGCCTGAGAAGCAGAGCCGCTGTGTCAATATAGAATGGCACCGGTTCAAATTCGGGCAAGACCAGCTTCTGCTTGCAACAGGCTTGAACAACGGGCGCATCAAGATATGGGATGTGTATACAG GAAAACTCCTCCTTAACCTGATGGACCATACAGAAGTTGTTAGAGATTTAACCTTTGCCCCAGATGGCAGCCTGATTTTAGTGTCTGCATCCAGAGACAAAACACTGAGAGTGTGGGACCTGAAAGATGATG gAAATATGATGAAAGTGTTGAGAGGACATCAGAACTGGGTATATGGTTGTGCATTCTCTCCAGACTCCTCTATTCTCTGTTCTGTTGGAGCTAGTAAGGCA GTTTTTCTCTGGGATATGGATAAATACTCCATGATACGGAAACTTGAAGGACATCACAATGATGTTGTAGCTTGTGAGTTTTCTCCTGATGGAGCTTTACTGGCTACTGCATCTTATGATACTCGAGTTTATGTCTGGGATCCACATATTGGAGTTATTCTTATGGAATTTGG gcATCTGTTTCCCCCTCCTACTCCAATATTTGCTGGAGGTGCAAATGACCGATGGGTCAGATCGGTATCTTTTAGTCACGATGGACTACATATTGCAAGCCTTGCTGATGATAA AATGGTAAGATTCTGGAGAATTGATGAAGAATACCCTGTACAAGTTGCACCTCTGAACAATGGGCTCTGCTGTACATTTTCTACTGATGGCAGTGTTCTAGCTGCAGG GACACAGGATGGCAGTGTGTACTTCTGGGCAACTCCAAGACAAGTTTCCAGTCTCCAACATCTATGTCGCATGGCAATTCGAAGAGTGATGCCCACCAGCCAAGTCAAGAACTTGCCTATCCCATCAAAAGTGGTGGAGTTCCTTTGTTACCagatttga